A single genomic interval of Lepisosteus oculatus isolate fLepOcu1 chromosome 12, fLepOcu1.hap2, whole genome shotgun sequence harbors:
- the lrrfip1a gene encoding nestin isoform X20 yields the protein MGTQGTGRKRIPNRERLTAEDDALNQIAREAEARLAAKRAARAEAREIRMKELERQQKEIYQVQKKYYGLDNKWGDIEQWMEDNERYSRRTRRNTSISDDDERMSVGSRGSLRGNYCSSDLYSNSSLSSSKLQSTQNGARPSMLYSDAPQYRSYRGSVYEDSVCSAARRFNGSNSRAPSEYSGFLGSNSRASSRASSARASPVVEERSDRDFLEKGSRTASTLSAATLASLGGSSSRRGSGDTSISADTEASIREIKDSLAEVEEKYRKAMVSNAQMDNEKSNLMYQVDTLKDSLMELEEQLSETRRAYEEKTKEYERERHAHSVLQFQFNEMKETLRQSEELLTEVRQLRLKQDGYVREVSDLQETLEWKDKKIGALERQKEYSDAIRNERDELRDEVVLLKDVLKRHGIVLGQSAATNGEAGEGGPDRPANVDSSPVSAQDPSQTLHSSGDGLLGKAKEVQMESKDVKDVGNKQILEKDENNSVGQHRQQEGAESQEGLGGEKTQEIQGGSELSSPAPCEDSLNNIEEQRLLASIPSQENPEKAWSDSSMASDSVTQVTDTDKGDTHQDGIQKPIQESKLGGDVVCGSTENTSMVDEGEQKREIVVETEKAGIQVVITGPEEEMVREGDEGPENGGNNSEKPEQTSGGFGVTVDENKYQSSDTGSEAIDSASSGVEIQDTNTIEGRIENKTFVERETELKAASEISVESAEVDLVEKHTESKCMDSKRDNILDSGIEGTTDKDVMDGSGQIEKVISVDECATPESTGAVSEEINWSISKCQEEIQGQEARFLKSEAGNTESARDSTLLSLESEVNSVKGEINEELSESLVARLPEGESCDNTLSDKEHDVAITLSEQLHREQYSEVVLRETESEGEERVVSGDSVTPVLPNTQSDPESKGTREEASLDGPTEPPVLECADDPGRDTTDESAIESEGKENEVAQGAEPEMDSKPDENDLDNRIQEEGAEVVKEHDLKTEDSGLGTEDVREKPETQEIDKKTESQSPTEAQDSGCRDLEENEHPQPTGPEFEEGECPQLTGPELKEDERPQLAEPELKEDERPQLAEPELKEDERPQLAEPELEEDKCPQPAEPEHEEVGGPQPTGPEHEDDGHPQPTEPELEEDECPQVTGPELKEDEHPQSIGPELKEDERLQSTGPELEEDECPQPTGPELEEDGRPQPTGPELQEDGSPQVAGPELKEDECPQPTGPEIKEDGRPQPTGSELEEDGCPQPTGPELKEDRPPHSTGPELKEDRPPHSTGPELEEDRHPQQTGPEIQEDRGAHLPGTELEKDGCPQPTGPEVEDDGHPQPTGPDVEDDGRPQPTGPDVEDDGRPQPAGPVLEEDGGPQPTALELEEDGGPQPTALELEEDGGPQPTALELEDDVRPQPAGPEVEDDVRPQPTGPEVEDDVRPQPAGPELEEDGGVQPTAPEHGKENKSVDNEEEKKMELTGGNERKNDGEEKENETEKDIAEILDVGVEFGDNVNTVDLSEEGKSTVSSCNPLVGSPITKGLEEPTGESTVLYPENCELKDKSELQMQGNSDTNVLADTSNLTSEEVSDVSETPEKVDIDTVVTDNSFDAKMDAAKEESQECLTAQGVSSVGALAECVEKVIAQVERTEVEEDEIQEKSQVKDDPVDSLNLKGEGESAERTEVQETDPKEETKTQVKEESPVMLENDLKKGKDMLETNEAQEIGKRENIELQVKHDGSVQDTVNADSEDVSSGRTMDSCVSISEAGASHPEGSNGNKEHQKQTEVQDKCATSPVKEKSETKNAGQAELSKVLCVSEKEQELTSEKEEEEEEDEKGDSFEFEDSALAEEQPREEKIEAASGALEPRTEKKDGNQDVKSVSSDKVEDLEQSKQSEAGETEAPQQESESKPGAHEESSAVKSADRVRESAEDEQDQNGSQEEGNTMEGAVKDKGQTESQAQKSGGARNQEETEGDDLGKADSAKGSKKGKGKGRDDCRMS from the exons CCTTCCATGCTATATAGTGATGCTCCCCAATATCGGAGTTACAGG GGCTCTGTTTACGAGGACAGTGTATGCAGCGCAGCCCGGCGGTTTAATGGCTCTAACTCTCGAGCT CCATCGGAGTACAGTGGCTTTCTGGGGTCCAACTCGCGTGCTTCTTCCAGGGCCAGTTCTGCTCGCGCCAGCCCTGTG GTGGAAGAGAGGTCGGACAGGGATTTCCTGGAAAAG GGATCTCGGACAGCTTCCACGTTGTCAGCTGCTACCCTTGCCTCCCTGGGAGGGTCATCTTCTCGTAGAGGGAGTGGGGATACCTCCATCTCTGCTGACACAGAAGCCTCTATTCGAGAGATTAAG gactctctggctgaagtggagGAGAAGTATAGGAAAGCCATGGTATCCAATGCCCAGATGGACAATGAGAAGTCTAATCTGATGTACCAGGTGGACACGCTGAAGGACTCCCTGATGGAGCTGGAGGAGCAGCTCTCAGAGACCAGGAGAGCATATGAAGAAAAAACTAAA GAATATGAAAGAGAGAGGCATGCCCACAGCGTGTTACAGTTCCAGTTTAACGAGATGAAAGAGACTCTCCGACAAAGTGAAGAATTATTAACT GAGGTCCGCCAGCTGCGACTGAAGCAGGATGGCTATGTTAGGGAGGTTTCTGACCTGCAGGAAACCCTGGAGTGGAAGGATAAAAAGATTGGG GCCTTAGAGAGGCAGAAGGAATATTCTGACGCTATCCGGAATGAGCGGGATGAGCTCAGGGATGAAGTGGTCCTACTGAAGGACGTTCTGAAG AGACACGGGATTGTTCTGGGCCAGAGCGCAGCCACTAATGGGGAGGCCGGCGAGGGTGGTCCTGACAGACCGGCCAATGTGGACTCCTCCCCAGTGTCAGCTCAGGACCCCTCTCAGACTCTGCACTCTAGTGGGGATGGACTGCTAG GCAAAGCCAAGGAGGTGCAGATGGAAAGTAAAGATGTGAAGGATGTTGGGAATAAGCAGATCTTGGAGAAGGATGAGAACAATTCTGTGGGACAGCACAGGCAACAGGAGGGGGCAGAATCACAGGAAGGGCTTGGTGGAGAAAAGACGCAAGAAATCCAGGGTGGAAGTGAACTGTCTTCACCAGCACCCTGTGAGGACTCACTAAATAACATAGAAGAACAGAGGCTTTTGGCCAGCATACCCTCTCAAGAGAACCCAGAAAAGGCATGGTCCGACTCGTCTATGGCCTCTGATAGTGTCACACAGGTCACTGATACAGACAAGGGTGACACACATCAAGATGGCATTCAGAAGCCCATTCAAGAGTCCAAGCTTGGGGGTGATGTAGTCTGTGGCAGTACAGAGAACACAAGTATGGTAGATGAAGGAGAACAAAAGAGAGAAATTGTTGTTGAAACAGAGAAAGCAGGGATACAAGTGGTTATAACAGGTCCTGAAGAAGAAATGGTTAGAGAGGGAGACGAAGGTCCTGAAAATGGTGGGAATAACAGTGAAAAACCTGAGCAAACTTCAGGTGGTTTTGGTGTAACCGTTgatgaaaataaatatcagaGTTCAGACACAGGTAGTGAAGCCATTGATTCAGCATCATCAGGTGTGGAAAttcaagacacaaacacaatcgAAGGAAGgattgaaaacaaaacttttgtaGAAAGGGAAACAGAGCTCAAAGCTGCTAGTGAGATAAGTGTGGAAAGTGCAGAGGTAGATTTGGTAGAAAAGCACACAGAGAGCAAATGCATGGATAGTAAAAGAGATAATATTTTGGATAGTGGAATAGAAGGAACAACAGATAAAGATGTAATGGATGGTTCAGGTCAAATCGAGAAAGTCATCAGTGTGGATGAATGTGCAACCCCAGAAAGTACTGGCGCTGTATCAGAAGAAATAAATTGGAGCATATCAAAGTGCCAAGAAGAAATTCAAGGTCAAGAAGCACGTTTTCTGAAATCAGAAGCTGGAAATACAGAGTCTGCTAGGGACAGTACTTTGCTTTCTTTAGAGAGTGAGGTTAACTCTGTAAAAGGTGAAATTAATGAAGAATTATCTGAAAGTCTGGTAGCTAGGTTACCAGAGGGTGAAAGTTGTGACAACACATTGAGTGACAAAGAACATGATGTAGCTATAACTTTAAGTGAACAGTTACATAGGGAACAATATTCTGAGGTAGTTTTAAGGGAAACGGAGTCAGAGGGAGAAGAGAGGGTTGTTTCAGGAGACAGTGTGACCCCAGTCCTGCCAAACACTCAGTCTGATCCTGAAAGCAAAGGGACAAGAGAAGAAGCTTCATTGGATGGACCTACTGAACCACCGGTATTGGAATGCGCTGATGATCCAGGAAGGGACACCACAGACGAATCGGCCATTGAgagtgaaggaaaagaaaatgaagtagCTCAAGGAGCAGAGCCTGAAATGGATTCAAAACCAGATGAGAATGATTTGGACAATAGAATCCAGGAGGAAGGTGCAGAAGTAGTCAAAGAACATGACTTGAAGACTGAGGATTCTGGATTAGGGACAGAAGATGTAAGAGAAAAGCCGGAAACACAAGAAATTGACAAGAAAACTGAAAGTCAATCTCCAACAGAAGCACAAGATTCAGGGTGCCGAGATCTGGAGGAAAATGAACATCCCCAGCCGACTGGACCTGAATTTGAGGAGGGTGAATGTCCCCAGCTGACTGGACCTGAACTCAAGGAAGATGAACGTCCCCAGCTGGCTGAACCTGAACTCAAGGAAGATGAACGTCCCCAGCTGGCTGAACCTGAACTCAAGGAAGATGAACGTCCCCAGCTGGCTGAACCTGAACTCGAGGAAGATAAATGTCCCCAGCCCGCTGAACCTGAACACGAGGAAGTTGGAGGTCCCCAGCCAACTGGACCTGAACACGAGGACGATGGGCATCCCCAGCCAACTGAACCTGAACTTGAGGAGGATGAATGTCCCCAGGTGACTGGACCTGAACTCAAGGAAGATGAACATCCCCAATCAATTGGACCTGAACTCAAGGAAGATGAACGTCTCCAATCAACTGGACCTGAACTTGAGGAAGACGAATGTCCCCAGCCCACTGGACCTGAACTCGAGGAAGATGGACGTCCCCAGCCCACTGGACCTGAACTTCAGGAGGATGGATCTCCCCAGGTGGCTGGACCTGAACTCAAGGAAGATGAATGTCCTCAACCAACTGGACCTGAAATCAAGGAAGACGGACGTCCCCAGCCGACTGGGTCTGAACTCGAGGAAGATGGATGTCCCCAGCCCACTGGACCTGAACTCAAGGAAGACAGACCTCCCCATTCCACTGGACCTGAACTCAAGGAAGACAGACCTCCCCATTCCACTGGACCTGAACTCGAGGAAGACAGACATCCCCAGCAGACTGGACCTGAAATCCAGGAAGACAGAGGTGCCCATCTCCCTGGTACTGAACTTGAGAAAGATGGCTGTCCCCAGCCCACTGGACCTGAAGTTGAGGATGATGGCCATCCCCAGCCCACTGGACCTGACGTTGAGGATGATGGCCGTCCCCAGCCCACTGGACCTGACGTTGAGGATGATGGCCGTCCCCAGCCCGCTGGACCTGTACTCGAGGAAGATGGAGGTCCCCAACCCACTGCACTTGAACTTGAGGAAGATGGAGGTCCCCAACCCACTGCACTTGAACTCGAGGAAGATGGAGGTCCCCAGCCCACTGCACTTGAACTTGAGGACGATGTCCGTCCCCAGCCCGCTGGACCTGAAGTCGAGGACGATGTCCGTCCCCAGCCCACTGGACCTGAAGTCGAGGACGATGTCCGTCCCCAGCCCGCTGGACCTGAACTCGAGGAAGATGGAGGTGTCCAGCCCACTGCACCTGAACAcggaaaggaaaacaaatcagTAGATAATGAAGAGGAGAAGAAAATGGAGCTTACTGGAGGAAATGAGAGAAAAAACGATggtgaggaaaaagaaaatgaaacagaaaaagatattGCAGAAATCTTAGATGTTGGTGTTGAATTTGGAGATAATGTCAATACTGTGGATTTAAGTGAAGAAGGGAAAAGTACTGTCTCAAGCTGCAACCCACTGGTAGGATCCCCAATAACTAAAGGTTTGGAAGAACCAACAGGTGAAAGCACTGTTCTATATCCTGAAAATTGTGAGTTGAAAGATAAATCTGAACTCCAGATGCAAGGTAATTCAGACACAAATGTGCTTGCTGACACTTCAAACCTGACTTCTGAAGAGGTAAGTGATGTCAGTGAAACCCCAGAAAAGGTGGACATCGACACCGTTGTTACAGACAATAGCTTTGATGCAAAGATGGATGCAGCTAAGGAAGAAAGCCAGGAGTGTTTGACTGCTCAGGGCGTTTCTTCAGTAGGAGCATTAGCAGAATGTGTGGAAAAAGTAATCGCACAAGTTGAAAGAACAGAGGTGGAAGAAGATGAAATTCAGGAAAAGTCACAAGTCAAAGATGATCCAGTAGATTCCTTGAATCTCAAAGGAGAAGGGGAGTCAGCTGAGAGAACAGAAGTACAAGAAACAGACCCTAAGGAAGAAACTAAGACTCAGGTAAAGGAGGAGTCGCCAGTGATGTTAGAAAATGAtctaaaaaaaggcaaagatATGCTTGAAACAAACGAGGCACAGGAAATTGgtaaaagagaaaatattgaGTTGCAGGTTAAACATGATGGTAGTGTTCAggatacagtaaatgctgaCTCAGAAGATGTCTCTTCTGGGAGGACGATGGATTCTTGTGTTTCTATTAGTGAAGCTGGTGCATCGCATCCAGAAGGAAGTAATGGGAACAAAGAACACCAAAAGCAGACAGAGGTCCAGGATAAATGTGCCACAAGTCCAGTGAAGGAAAAGTCTGAAACTAAGAATGCGGGGCAGGCTGAGCTCAGTAAGGTCCTCTGTGTATCTGAAAAAGAGCAAGAACTGACCAGTGagaaagaagaagaggaggaagaggatgaGAAAGGAGATTCGTTTGAGTTTGAAGACTCTGCACTTGCAGAGGAGCAACCTCGGGAAGAAAAAATAGAGGCAGCATCGGGGGCGCTGGAGCCGCGTACCGAGAAGAAAGATGGCAATCAAGATGTGAAGAGTGTCAGCTCGGATAAAGTAGAAGACCTTGAACAGTCCAAGCAATCTGAAGCTGGTGAGACAGAGGCTCCACAGCAGGAATCTGAGTCAAAACCAGGGGCACATGAGGAGAGTTCTGCTGTGAAATCTGCAGACAGGGTGAGAGAATCAGCAGAAGATGAACAGGACCAGAATGGATCACAAGAGGAGGGCAATACGATGGAGGGGGCAGTCAAAGATAAGGGGCAAACAGAAAGTCAGGCTCAAAAGAGTGGGGGTGCAAGAAATCAAGAAGAGACAGAGGGTGACGATCTTGGCAAGGCAGATTCAGCTAAAGGGAGTAAGAAGGGAAAGGGGAAAGGGAGGGATGATTGTAGGATGTCATAA